ATTCCCACATGTTTCTGTGAGGATTTTTCAGATTATAATTACAAACTTCGTTCAATATTTCCTTTAAATATACCTGataagataataataaaaaaaacaattaaaattagtaGAGCGTATAACTTTGTTACaaagaatgtataaatatttttttaaaatatttacaatcggTTGCCTTGTAATTTTTACAAGATCCCTAATATTATAATACTGATGTTTCTCAAATGCTGCAAATAACATATCCAATACTGCATCCTTATCATCTCGCATCTTTTTACCCTCAgccttcttcttttctgcatATTCAATCTAAAAAATGTACAAGTATGGTAGTATAACATAGATGTACCTTAATTTTAAGTACTTCAAATAAAATACTTACATTATGTTTATGATCAGAAACAGGCTTGAAGTTTTGAACCACCCTATCCAATTGCTGAACTTGTCTTTGTGGGACAGAAGCCCTCTTAATGCTTTGTAATTTCAGTTTCATGTAACAATTATCAGCTGAAAATAATACATTTGTCTACATTATACTCTACATTAAAGATCTTTAACTAGtttacaacaaaatttttaccATATGGTCGACATTCTAATTTTTGTACAATCCTTCCTTCCATATAAAGTTTTTCAGTTTCAGGAACAATCGAATCTGAATTATTGgatgctggaaaagaatttacatttataaaatatatttttaagcaAATCACTTTAGAAAATCTGCCTACAACTTACGCATAAcatgagaaaatacacctaacaTTTGTCTTGTTACTGTTGTAACATCTAATCTATGTTGTTTAGGAATTTCTTCTTCTCCTGGTTCCTTTAAAGCTAAGACAGCTTCTGATAACTTAAGAGATACCTCAGCCTTCTGACCAGGGTTTCTATCAATGCATATAAATTTTAACATTCTTATGATACTACAACATTAAATTACAAGTAGACTTAAAACCCACTTAGTTATCTTTAATTTTCCAACTTCTATATTGCCAGGTGCTTTTTCCCATTTATTTGCAATGTATTTAGGCACTTTAACTAGCCATACACCTCTACCAGCATTACTTAAATCTAATTCTTTTTCTGTGTGGGAAGTACTTGCAGacatgatttctttttttttatagaataatTATCTAAGAAGTCGGGTACTGTCTTGTGAAATAAATAAGACTGTATTACTCGTAATGCacgatatatttatatttcgtaaatttctttatattttataaaaatactttgCAAGGATATAGAAtaacaaattataattatttcagGTTGGAAGGAAGAAAtctgaataattattttgtttaaaatagtattttctaTCGTTTTCCTGCTCACGTTGTATGTTTAATGTTCAAGGTATAACTTATGCACTGTTCCGACCGATTCTGATGTTCTGAGAACAGTATTCCTCATTTAGAAATAAAGCAACAGACAGCAACGGTTCTAAAGCAGTGATTGACAATTTTTAAGACTGCCACCATTATAGAAAAAGACGAAATACTTATATTGCTATGAAGCTTTTCAGACTTGCAACTAGAGGGCCATAAGAATCTGTTGATCTTTACTACAAAAGTTTCCCAATAAAACAATAGCTTTGCAAAAGTTTttagc
The sequence above is drawn from the Ptiloglossa arizonensis isolate GNS036 chromosome 1, iyPtiAriz1_principal, whole genome shotgun sequence genome and encodes:
- the Tfiifbeta gene encoding transcription factor TFIIFbeta yields the protein MSASTSHTEKELDLSNAGRGVWLVKVPKYIANKWEKAPGNIEVGKLKITKNPGQKAEVSLKLSEAVLALKEPGEEEIPKQHRLDVTTVTRQMLGVFSHVMPSNNSDSIVPETEKLYMEGRIVQKLECRPYADNCYMKLKLQSIKRASVPQRQVQQLDRVVQNFKPVSDHKHNIEYAEKKKAEGKKMRDDKDAVLDMLFAAFEKHQYYNIRDLVKITRQPIVYLKEILNEVCNYNLKNPHRNMWELKPEYRHYKEEEKPENAQKKADESDDD